The following are encoded together in the Anopheles nili chromosome 3, idAnoNiliSN_F5_01, whole genome shotgun sequence genome:
- the LOC128724305 gene encoding oligoribonuclease, mitochondrial: MSCQNLVWIDLEMTGLDVDKDRILEIACIITDSKLNIVAKGPNLIIKEPDSVLENMDDWCMLHHAKSGLINAVKLSKINLQQAETEVLDFVKQHCPEKQCPMAGNSIYMDRAFLRKYMPLLDAYMHYRVVDVSTIKELCKRWNIKIYNSAPPKRFAHRGLEDIEDSINEMKYYKDTFFTETQ; encoded by the coding sequence ATGTCGTGTCAAAATCTAGTGTGGATTGATTTAGAAATGACTGGCTTGGACGTTGACAAGGACAGAATATTAGAGATAGCATGTATCATTACAGATAGTAAACTTAATATTGTTGCTAAAGGACCGAATTTAATTATCAAAGAGCCTGATAGTGTACTTGAGAATATGGATGACTGGTGCATGCTGCATCATGCTAAATCAGGATTGATAAACGCTGTAAAATTATCGAAAATCAATTTACAACAAGCGGAAACAGAAGTACTAGATTTTGTTAAACAACATTGTCCAGAAAAACAATGTCCAATGGCAGGAAATAGTATTTATATGGATCGTGCTTTTTTAAGAAAATACATGCCATTGCTGGATGCATATATGCACTATCGCGTAGTTGATGTAAGCACTATAAAGGAGCTATGTAAACGTTGGAATATAAAAATCTACAATTCTGCTCCACCAAAACGGTTCGCTCATAGAGGGTTAGAGGATATCGAAGATAGCATtaacgaaatgaaatattataaAGATACATTTTTCACAGAAACCCAATAG
- the LOC128724306 gene encoding caspase Dronc, translating to MNNQDRHTILTFLDKLVSNTNYSTLRNECIKRNMLSQTMVSRIESIAHDELTRHKKLFDKITKRGPKAFDVLLDICQKEFPKAYPLLKPSSYDHQMHSTHNPQRVRSVSCNVPPKPYSFRSQGDVEDGKNNNLATSVLMEESKCMLQVYPDILPTSFSVKLSRGPIETHPKVSSYPMKSRNRGVAFIVNVITFVNDIRSKRNGADIDARNLISVFQQLGFIVFYYEDITSADLNELIGQLKESQYFPCDCFAFYILSHGERMKGSDYIYMHDNSILRVEDLLTKFNTVNCTKLVRKPKLFFISICRGLQSDQGSYRLSTNTERDGMVDSTKPLPSNIATYCDMLVCYATVPGFAAHRDTNTGSWFVESMCKIWSEHAHDTDVEILMKLVGDYASTYRTETAALQTICTEQRGFFKQLYLNPGYYEQPSDIFD from the exons ATGAATAATCAGGACAGGCATACAATCCTCACTTTCTTGGACAAACTAGTGAGCAACACTAACTACTCTACTTTACGGAATGAGTGCATTAAACGTAATATGCTTTCCCAGACGATGGTATCTAGAATCGAA AGCATTGCCCATGATGAGTTGACTAGGCATAAAAAGTTATTCGACAAAATTACGAAACGTGGTCCAAAAGCCTTTGATGTCCTGCTCGATATATGCCAAAAGGAGTTCCCCAAAGCATATCCCTTACTTAAGCCTTCCTCGTATGATCATCAAATGCATTCCACACATAATCCTCAACGTGTGCGATCAGTAAGCTGTAACGTTCCCCCAAAACCATACTCATTCCGCAGTCAAGGTGATGTAGAAGAtggcaaaaacaacaaccttGCTACTAGCGTATTGATGGAAGAAAGCAAATGTATGCTTCAAGTGTATCCGGACATACTACCCACATCTTTCTCGGTAAAACTATCTAGAGGACCAATTGAAACTCATCCAAAAGTATCGTCATATCCAATGAAAAGTCGCAACAGAGGAGTTGCTTTTATTGTAAACGTAATAACATTCGTAAACGATATACGCTCCAAACGAAATGGCGCTGACATTGACGCCAGAAATCTAATCTCCGTGTTTCAGCAGTTAGGCTTTATTGTGTTTTATTATGAAGATATTACATCGGCT GATTTAAACGAATTAATTGGACAACTGAAGGAATCACAATATTTCCCGTGTGATTGTTTTGCCTTCTACATTCTTTCTCATGGTGAGCGCATGAAAGGAAGTGATTACATCTACATGCATGACAATTCAATACTACGTGTTGAAGACCTTCTTACAAAATTTAATACGGTAAACTGTACCAAACTCGTCCGCAAGCCGAAGCTATTCTTCATTTCGATATGCCG AGGACTTCAATCTGACCAGGGGTCATACCGTTTATCAACAAATACTGAACGTGATGGAATGGTAGATTCAACGAAACCGCTACCTTCAAACATAGCAACATACTGTGACATGTTAGTCTGCTATGCCACTGTTCCCGGATTTGCAGCCCATCGAGATACCAACACAGGATCCTGGTTTGTTGAAAGCATGTGCAAGATCTGGTCCGAACACGCACATGATACGGATGTTGAGATTTTAATGAAACTAGTAGGTGATTATGCATCAACATATCGTACTGAAACGGCAGCGTTGCAAACAATTTGTACTGAACAAAGAGGATTCTTTAAGCAACTCTATTTGAATCCTGGTTATTATGAACAACCATCAGATAtatttgattga
- the LOC128723622 gene encoding vacuolar protein-sorting-associated protein 36, giving the protein MNRFEFCQAQLFENETFVAKDRNIKLYDGDEKTNFEDGDIVLTSHRLMWGKNGEITRGGNIIALKLQYVTSVDEEEASSMLFSRKKRIILRLGGLTADKTPGPMDHSCASFVKISGRNGVDSSFVQALHATLDARVWVITDHGQVNSQNSQPGTSTNTDPSRRQLRFGIVGIERNMAEKQKQTGENINHAFKDLGKLMAMAKDMVAITNVVSSKIRERQGEISEDETVRFKTYLLSLGISDPVTRDSTRSNSEYFLKLSQQLCEMLLSPIIEAGGMMSLADVYCRVNRARGLELLSPEDLLEACQLLTGPITLRKFPSGVMVLQLESHDDTLTTQRTWQLVEQYISMSPDQLARIENISLLLARERLLTAEGSGNLCRDESIEGLRFYVNKFIH; this is encoded by the exons ATGAATCGCTTTGAGTTTTGTCAAGCGCAACTTTTTGAAAATGAGACATTTGTGGCCAAGGATCGAAACATCAAATTGTACGATGGAGACGAAAAA ACAAATTTTGAAGACGGTGACATCGTATTGACCAGTCATCGACTCATGTGGGGGAAAAATGGAGAAATCACTCGCGGTGGAAACATTATAGCTTTAAAACTGCAATATGTTACGTCCGTggatgaagaagaagccaGCTCGATGCTGTTCAGCAGGAAAAAACGAATTATTTTGCGATTGGGAGGATTAACAGCAGACAAAACTCCAGGCCCGATGGATCATAGTTGTGCATCTTTTGTTAAAATATCTGGGCGCAATGGTGTCGATTCTTCGTTTGTTCAAGCATTGCACGCAACGTTAGACGCCCGAGTTTGGGTAATCACCGATCATGGTCAGGTTAACTCGCAAAATAGTCAACCGGGTACATCCACGAACACTGACCCTTCTCGACGTCAGCTGCGTTTCGGAATAGTTGGCATAGAGCGTAATAtggcagaaaaacaaaaacaaacaggtGAAAATATTAATCACGCCTTCAAAGACTTAGGTAAGCTGATGGCCATGGCAAAAGATATGGTAGCTATTACGAATGTCGTTAGTTCAAAAATTCGTGAACGCCAGGGAGAGATTTCGGAAGACGAAACAGTTCGATTCAAGACGTATTTATTGAGCCTGGGTATCAGCGATCCTGTCACGAGAGATAGTACTCGCAGTAATTCCGAGTATTTCCTGAAGCTCTCGCAACAACTATGTGAAATGCTACTTAGCCCGATAATCGAAGCGGGAGGAATGATGTCATTAGCCGATGTCTACTGTCGTGTCAATCGAGCTCGTGGGTTGGAGCTACTTTCACCGGAGGATTTGCTAGAAGCATGCCAGCTTCTCACGGGACCTATTACTTTAAGAAAATTTCCTAGTGGAGTGATGGTTTTACAGCTAGAATCGCATGACGACACGCTAACAACACAACGAACGTGGCAGTTAGTTGAACAATATATTTCTATGAGCCCAGATCAATTAGCTCGTATTGAAAATATATCACTTTTACTAGCTCGGGAGCGATTGCTAACCGCTGAAGGTTCTGGGAATCTATGCCGCGATGAATCTATCGAAGGTTTACGATTTTATGTGAATAAATTCATTCACTGA
- the LOC128724308 gene encoding F-box/WD repeat-containing protein 4, which produces MREEGDKLNSVLETKLSDLDEYSLGHVFMFLTVADLDRCILVCKKFQYIIQRFIFPKKCLSSLVTGSEGGASLSLYAFTHRKRVRLNENWRIGRYEERTYFNHNVMYISQMLVEREWLYMTHGGRLQAHRRTKNQYMIDTKIQWMVGNAGDSDFTALVKQGDRFFGGRMDGKLVIYDHDTRQLYVQPLADSMIKAVDFDGNVYAVTTKDQSTYILHCSLLDRDLLNNYEHELLQLSQVYFQAYETIKLNNNRLAAGKFHCSKKQALQLLDLYSSATIQLNSSSMAVYDVLWKDEHCILSGNFDTTMRLVDTRTGNDEACWTDPYDASVYCLSYNGTHAVCCGMKYHYRVNLYDLRVPKRCVQMYFPSKKHNNYSPVYSIATDYSQLFLVTDRNLRILNFDADWAVVKDYASM; this is translated from the exons ATGCGTGAAGAAGGTGATAAACTTAATTCTGTTCTAGAAACAAAGCTCAGCGATCTCGATGAATATTCGTTAGGCCATGTGTTTATGTTTCTTACGGTTGCGGATCTGGATCGTTGCATTTTAGTGTGCAAAAAATTCCAGTACATTATCCAACGATTCATTTTCCCGAAGAAATGCCTGTCTTCTCTCGTGACTGGATCGGAAGGAGGAGCAAGCTTAAGTCTTTATGCCTTCACGCATCGCAAGCGAGTTagattaaacgaaaattgGCGCATTGGACGTTACGAGGAACGGACTTATTTCAATCACAACGTGATGTACATCTCCCAAATGCTAGTCGAAAGGGAATGGCTATACATGACACACGGAGGACGTTTGCAGGCACACCGAAGaaccaaaaatcaatacaTGATCGATACTAAGATTCAATGGATGGTTGGCAACGCAGGGGATTCAGATTTCACGGCGCTCGTAAAACAAGGAGATCGTTTCTTTGGCGGTagaatggatggaaaactagTTATATACGATCATGACACACGACAGCTTTATGTGCAACCCCTTGCAGATTCTATGATTAAAGCGGTAGATTTTGATGGAAATGTGTATGCAGTTACaacgaaagaccaatcgacgTACATATTGCACTGTTCTTTGTTAGATCGAGATCTGTTGAATAACTATGAGCATGAGTTGTTGCAGCTTTCACAGGTTTATTTTCAAGCGTATGAAAcgattaaattaaacaataatCGTTTGGCAGCCGGAAAATTCCattgcagcaaaaaacaagcattaCAATTACTAGATTTGTACAG CAGTGCGACAATACAATTAAATTCATCTTCGATGGCTGTGTATGATGTGCTATGGAAAGACGAGCATTGTATTCTCTCGGGAAACTTTGATACTACCATGCGGCTTGTTGATACGCGTACCGGAAACGATGAAGCCTGTTGGACAGATCCGTATGATGCATCAGTGTACTGTTTGAGCTACAATGGTACTCATGCTGTATGCTGTGGAATGAAATACCATTATCGAGTAAATTTATACGATTTGCGTGTACCAAAGCGTTGCGTACAAATGTATTTTCCgtcaaaaaaacataataactATTCTCCAGTGTATAGTATAGCAACAGATTATAGCCAACTGTTCCTTGTTACAGATCGTAATTTACGAATACTTAATTTCGATGCAGATTGGGCTGTAGTAAAAGACTATGCTTCGATGTGA
- the LOC128726711 gene encoding vacuolar ATPase assembly integral membrane protein VMA21 homolog, whose protein sequence is MSKSKLNKNTISKAEQRAEYRTFKTVFFYCILIITLPVLTFFSSKYWLFDGLLQLSSVASNIYSAVSAVVALHVALFLFIYKAYFANSHESSTESSTRREKLPQKEE, encoded by the exons ATGTCGAAATCTAAGTTGAACAAAAACACTATCTCGAAAGCG GAGCAACGTGCTGAGTATCGAACGTTCAAGACGGTGTTCTTTTACTGTATTTTAATTATCACGCTTCCAGTGCTCACGTTCTTCTCGTCGAAATATTGGCTTTTCGATGGACTGCTGCAGCTATCCAGTGTAGCAAGCAACATATATTCGGCCGTGAGCGCTGTTGTTGCACTTCATGTAGCTCTATTCTTGTTTATCTATAAAGCGTACTTTGCTAACAGTCACGAAAGCAGTACTGAAAGTAGTACTCGCAGGGAAAAACTTCCTCAAAAGgaagaataa
- the LOC128722555 gene encoding uncharacterized protein LOC128722555 has translation MNEINLVPGQTILIELEEECLLGKILHIGSGKSFIRMSNVRDVATRTNLGIQTYYHSEIRSIQIVAADNNISQPSDLARSDDSLRAVEDGAIKYKQLSLSSLNELFEQINRYVFIHQTDIKYHDSIRFLKNQRYFGIAMEGIQNGRHSKSPSLLTISTFESIYIFDIKWVKITEDIRDLLTNERYRRVIHNERLIRDALQHKYNISLGKCFDAMVAHIAISKSEGIHVDNVIPLQTCVASYLKIPEKFFNSNVCYESRPLNDEAKQEAAKNVVFLLPLQELFIHEIMLEPFYHSCRKYSHSLSSNPDFINSLTELQDNDCSALEMIEPNILGVDLSTLNISENAADKDS, from the exons ATGAACGAGATTAATTTAGTACCTGGACAAACAATTCTGATTGAACTAGAAGAAGAATGTTTGCTCGGGAAAATATTACATATTGGTTCCGGTAAATCCTTCATCCGCATGTCGAATGTGCGTGATGTGGCCACGAGGACCAATTTGGGAATTCAAACTTACTACCATTCTGAAATACGTAGCATTCAAATAGTCGCTGCTGACAACAATATTTCGCAACCAAGCGATCTAGCGCGAAGTGACGATAGTTTGCGTGCGGTGGAGGATGGCGCAATTAAGTATAAACaactttcactttcttctCTGAATGAACTATTTGAGCAGATCAACCGTTATGTTTTCATTCACCAAACGGACATCAAGTATCACGATTCCATTCGATTCTTAAAGAATCAACGATATTTTGGAATAGCAATGGAAGGCATTCAAAATGGTCGACATTCCAAGTCCCCATCACTACTTACGATTTCCACCTTTGAATCGATATACATCTTTGACATCAAATGGGTAAAAATTACTGAAGATATACGCGATTTGCTGACCAATGAGCGATATAGACGCGTGATACATAACGAACGATTGATAAGGGACGCCCTGCAacataaatataatatttctCTGGGAAAGTGTTTCGACGCTATGGTGGCTCACATTGCTATCAGCAAGTCGGAGGGAATTCACGTAGACAACGTGATTCCTTTACAAACGTGCGTCGCAAGCTATCTGAAAATTccggaaaagtttttcaactCCAAC GTCTGCTATGAGTCACGGCCATTGAACGATGAGGCAAAACAAGAAGCGGCGAAGAATGTAGTCTTTTTATTACCCTTGCAGGAACTGTTCATCCATGAAATTATGTTGGAACCGTTTTATCATAGCTGCAGGAAATATTCACACAGTTTGTCAAGTAATCCCGATTTTATAAATAGCTTGACTGAACTGCAAGACAATGATTGTAGCGCTTTAGAAATGATAGAACCAAATATTTTGGGTGTCGATCTATCAACGTTAAATATTTCTGAGAACGCAGCTGACAAAGACAGCTGA
- the LOC128722554 gene encoding proteasomal ubiquitin receptor ADRM1 homolog encodes MSGPIFGSSNALGGSSGGNRHLVEFRAGRMNMVNKMVHPDNRKGLVYVYQAEDGLIHFCWKDRTSGTVEDDLILFPDDCEFKKIEYAKNGRVYVLKFKSSSRRLFFWMQEPKTDRDDEWCRRINEVINNPPSGNSIGSGGRNGGNDNGDLQYMLNNMSQQQIMQLFGGVGQMGGLSSLLGSMTRSSSGNSSSRTSAATPSNRSSNLSSGNNGNGGSNTTPTVALNTPSTPRAPKKNAGTAKPNPTVTTSDDTPTSRTAGNASGSAASDGVSRILLSDLQNYLSGINATSVDGSGQRHNIDLASAVNSQTLASIIADQEKVDALVEHLPQLEGDESKKEQLKETISSPQFQQALSMFSNALQSGQLGPVVSQFQLNPEAVAAANSGDLEQFVKALENSGKTPTDETGPTSSKQSTAASGDQQKASETTQEENGHGKSQKKDHDDEMTG; translated from the exons ATGAGCGGACCAATATTCGGTAGCAGCAATGCCCTTGGTGGAAGTTCCGGAGGAAATCGACATCTTGTCGAATTCCGTGCAGGACGGATGAATATGGTAAACAAAATGGTCCACCCGGACAACCGAAAAGGATTGGTTTATGTGTATCAAGCGGAGGATGGCTTAATTCATTTCTGCTGGAAGGATCGTACCTCTGGTACTGTTGAGGACGACTTAATCTTATTTCCTGATGATTGTGAATTTAAAAAGATCGAATATGCCAAGAATGGTCGGGTGTATGTGTTGAAGTTTAAGTCTTCCAGCCGAAGGCTGTTTTTCTGGATGCAAGAACCGAAAACAGATCGTGATGATGAATGGTGCCGTCGAATCAATGAAGTGATCAATAATCCGCCTTCCGGTAACAGCATTGGTTCTGGTGGAAGAAATGGTGGTAATGATAATGGAGATTTACAATACATGTTGAACAACATGTCACAACAGCAAATAATGCAATTGTTCGGCGGTGTAGGACAAATGGGCGGATTGAGCAGCTTGTTAGGATCTATGAC TCGTTCATCTTCTGGGAATTCGAGCAGTCGCACCAGTGCCGCAACTCCATCTAACCGCAGCAGTAATTTGTCATCCGGTAACAATGGTAATGGAGGCAGTAATACCACACCTACTGTGGCGCTGAATACACCATCTACACCACGAGCACCTAAAAAGAATGCTGGAACCGCTAAACCGAACCCCACTGTTACGACGTCAGACGATACTCCCACTTCGAGGACTGCTGGTAACGCTAGCGGTTCAGCTGCATCAGACGGGGTTTCAAGAATCTTGCTTTCGGACCTGCAGAACTACCTATCCGGAATTAATGCCACAAGCGTAGACGGAAGCGGTCAGCGACACAATATCGATCTTGCTTCTGCTGTCAATTCTCAAACATTGGCATCTATTATCGCGGACCAAGAGAAAGTGGATGCGCTAGTTGAACACTTACCTCAGCTAGAAGGCGATGAAAGCAAGAAGGAACAACTGAAGGAAACCATCTCTTCGCCCCAATTCCAGCAAGCGCTTTCAATGTTTTCTAACGCTTTGCAATCAGGCCAGCTAGGACCGGTCGTTTCACAGTTTCAGCTTAATCCTGAAGCTGTAGCTGCTGCTAATTCGGGTGATTTAGAACAGTTTGTAAAAGCGTTAGAAAACAGCGGTAAAACACCGACTGATGAGACTGGTCCAACCAGCAGCAAGCAGTCCACCGCAGCAAGCGGCGATCAACAGAAAGCTTCCGAGACGACGCAGGAAGAGAATGGTCATggcaaatcacaaaaaaaggatcatgATGATGAGATGACTGGATAG
- the LOC128724309 gene encoding uncharacterized protein LOC128724309, which translates to KENDEKIKQIGLATLKLLDNAETGSQVDKLIQRMRVSRKVLSYERTKLLVVLRRFKRYQTQNTQLDCQMQDVSLKQYYELKSELNRIGEKLEENNKRMNRSRQQFENDVARSTHVREKLFDFQNRLMIVLRDVCDVQQNLYAFKQVLCENLERKKKLRKENEKLKLYTTIGKLKPWYKQTNNET; encoded by the exons aaagaaaatgatgaaaaaattaaacaaatagGTTTGGCAACTCTTAAACTCTTGGACAATGCCGAAACTGGATCGCAGGTGGACAAGCTTATTCAGCGCATGCGTGTATCGCGAAAAGTTTTATCGTATGAGCGAACAAAATTGCTAGTAGTTTTGAGGCGATTTAAACGTTACCAAACTCAAAACACACAGCTCGATTGCCAAATGCAAGACGTGAGTTTGAAACAATACTATGAGTTGAAATCAGAGCTGAACCGTATTGGCGAAAAACTCGAGGAAAATAATAAGCGTATGAACCGGTCGCGACAACAGTTTGAAAACGACGTCGCACGTTCTACCCACGTGAGGGAAAAGCTGTTTGATTTTCAAAACCGCTTGATGATTGTGTTGAGAGATGTTTGCGATGTTCAGCAAAATCTATATGCCTTTAAGCAAGTACTTTGTGAAAATcttgaaagaaagaaaaaattacGCAAAGAAAATGAGAAGCTCAAACTATATACTACCATAGGAAAACTTAAGCCATggtataaacaaacaaataacgag ACATGA